From one Lysinibacillus sp. G4S2 genomic stretch:
- a CDS encoding acyclic terpene utilization AtuA family protein: MRKIRIGAAQGFYGDTIEPAVLTAKYGDVQYLCFDCLAELTMAILAKDHAKNPSHGYTKDLTNSITSLLPFVKEKGIKLLTNAGGINPIAAKDEVMRIAKELGMDGLKIAVVTGDNVLETLPAWYEQGIDLSHADTKEPLVLEDKNWLFANAYLGVWPIVEALQEGAQIVITGRTTDPAQFLAPLIYEFGWTKDEWDKLAAGIMMGHLLECSAQSTGGNYSGDWEGVPGMESIGYPIAEVEESGEFMITKIEEAGGLVSFDTVREQLLYEIHDPSAYITPDVVVDLSEVTLTEVAPNTVRVTGIKGKPAPSTLKVVMGYEDGFLGQSLMGYSWPDAYKKAQKAQEIVMQKIEMQGNPFEKLQFDYVGYNSLHGPLATPPSEDINEIYLRIVVKAKSRPLAQAIQRYLPPLALNGPPSLAGFFTIPPRQLLGMWSTLVNRQLVEQHVQVELEVVS, from the coding sequence ATGAGAAAAATTCGAATTGGTGCAGCACAAGGGTTCTATGGTGATACGATCGAGCCTGCTGTTTTAACAGCAAAATATGGTGACGTACAATATTTATGTTTCGATTGTTTAGCCGAGCTGACAATGGCCATTTTAGCGAAGGATCATGCTAAAAATCCATCACATGGTTATACAAAAGATTTAACGAATTCTATAACAAGCCTTTTACCGTTTGTGAAGGAAAAAGGTATCAAGCTACTAACGAATGCTGGCGGCATTAATCCAATAGCTGCGAAAGATGAGGTTATGCGGATTGCCAAGGAGCTTGGGATGGACGGCTTAAAGATTGCTGTGGTGACGGGGGATAATGTACTAGAGACATTGCCGGCTTGGTATGAGCAAGGTATAGATTTATCCCATGCAGATACAAAAGAACCATTAGTATTAGAAGATAAAAACTGGCTCTTTGCAAATGCCTATTTAGGTGTTTGGCCAATTGTAGAGGCCTTACAGGAAGGGGCGCAAATTGTTATTACCGGTCGCACAACTGACCCTGCTCAGTTTTTAGCACCGCTTATTTATGAATTCGGTTGGACTAAGGATGAATGGGATAAGCTAGCGGCTGGCATTATGATGGGGCATCTACTTGAATGCTCGGCGCAATCGACGGGAGGAAATTACAGTGGTGATTGGGAAGGGGTTCCTGGCATGGAATCTATCGGCTACCCAATTGCAGAAGTCGAGGAATCTGGCGAATTTATGATTACGAAGATAGAAGAAGCAGGTGGACTCGTGTCATTTGATACTGTTCGTGAGCAGCTATTGTATGAAATTCATGATCCGTCAGCTTATATAACACCGGATGTTGTTGTTGATTTATCAGAGGTTACGTTAACAGAAGTCGCGCCCAATACAGTACGTGTTACAGGTATTAAAGGAAAGCCTGCACCATCAACTTTAAAGGTGGTGATGGGCTATGAGGATGGTTTTTTAGGTCAATCTTTAATGGGCTATAGCTGGCCAGATGCCTATAAAAAAGCTCAAAAGGCGCAAGAAATCGTTATGCAAAAAATTGAAATGCAAGGCAATCCGTTTGAAAAGCTGCAATTTGATTATGTTGGCTATAATTCATTGCACGGACCATTAGCGACGCCCCCGTCAGAGGATATAAATGAAATTTATTTGCGTATTGTCGTAAAGGCAAAATCAAGACCATTAGCGCAAGCGATTCAAAGGTATTTGCCACCGTTAGCATTAAATGGACCACCGTCATTAGCGGGCTTCTTTACGATTCCACCGAGACAATTGCTAGGCATGTGGTCAACGTTAGTGAATCGTCAACTAGTAGAACAGCATGTGCAAGTGGAGTTGGAGGTGGTTTCATGA
- a CDS encoding enoyl-CoA hydratase-related protein, translating to MIYEKIVWQEDGAIVTITLNDPTSHNALSTQLTEELVHAFETANELSHIAAIIITGAGKSFCAGGDLAEFQSFLEMDVPTLYEDGLQSTRLFQLRDVMKKPIIGAINGAALGGGTGIAALCHIAIGSEHAKLGLTELKLGLVPYVILPLVRRAVGERQMMELMLSARVLSAEEALRYGLLHEVVPAEELQQRALNWAKKLASYSPLAVKMALTAFEKTAQMDVGDAMTYLATMRLVSFKSADLKEGAQAFLQKRQPNWTGK from the coding sequence ATGATATATGAAAAAATAGTCTGGCAGGAAGATGGCGCGATTGTAACGATTACACTTAATGATCCAACGTCACATAATGCGCTATCTACGCAATTAACAGAAGAGCTTGTACATGCATTTGAGACAGCAAATGAACTTTCACATATTGCGGCGATTATTATTACTGGCGCTGGCAAGAGCTTTTGTGCAGGTGGCGATTTAGCAGAGTTTCAGTCTTTTTTAGAAATGGATGTGCCAACGTTGTATGAGGATGGCCTACAAAGCACACGGCTCTTTCAACTACGAGATGTGATGAAGAAACCGATCATTGGAGCCATTAATGGAGCAGCACTTGGTGGTGGAACGGGTATTGCAGCGCTTTGTCATATCGCTATTGGTAGTGAACACGCTAAGCTCGGTCTAACAGAGCTTAAGCTAGGACTTGTGCCATATGTAATTTTACCGCTAGTACGCCGAGCTGTTGGTGAACGTCAAATGATGGAGTTAATGCTAAGTGCACGTGTATTATCTGCCGAGGAGGCACTTCGTTACGGGTTACTGCACGAAGTCGTTCCAGCAGAAGAGCTACAACAACGAGCTCTAAATTGGGCGAAAAAGTTAGCTAGTTATAGTCCACTTGCTGTAAAAATGGCACTAACTGCATTTGAAAAAACAGCACAAATGGATGTAGGTGATGCGATGACCTATTTAGCGACTATGCGTCTAGTGAGCTTTAAAAGTGCAGATTTAAAGGAAGGTGCACAAGCATTTTTGCAGAAACGACAACCAAATTGGACAGGAAAATAA
- a CDS encoding acyl-CoA dehydrogenase family protein encodes MAYEPYFTEEHEQLRKTIRKFVDKEVKPFVEEWESAGEFPIEILKRMGDLGFLGLRYSEEVGGQGGDYFTSIVFAEELSKCGCGGFPMAISVQTDMATPPIDQFGSADQKERFLKPAIKGDKLAAIGITEPNHGSDVASIETRARKEGNEWIINGSKMFITNGTRADFITLVTRTSDEPGYKGISLFLVDLDSPGVSVSKRLDKVGMRSSDTAELIFDNVRVPDANLLGEEGKGFSYIMWELQGERMISAAGSIGMAEYAYNLAYQYAKTRRQFNQPIANFQVIAHLLVEMKTDIEICKELTYATAYRFANGEVPSKEISMSKLAAAQMAHWVADRALQIFGGNGYMSEYPIQRIWRDTRLHRIGAGADEIMKEIISKQIGL; translated from the coding sequence ATGGCATACGAACCTTACTTTACCGAAGAACATGAACAGCTTCGTAAAACTATCCGTAAATTCGTAGATAAAGAGGTTAAACCATTTGTTGAAGAATGGGAATCTGCGGGTGAATTTCCGATAGAAATATTAAAACGAATGGGTGATCTCGGTTTTCTTGGACTACGTTATTCTGAGGAAGTTGGAGGACAAGGCGGAGATTATTTTACTAGTATTGTATTTGCAGAAGAACTTTCAAAATGCGGCTGTGGGGGTTTCCCAATGGCAATCTCAGTGCAAACTGACATGGCGACTCCTCCAATTGATCAATTTGGAAGTGCCGATCAAAAAGAACGATTTCTAAAACCTGCGATAAAAGGTGATAAGCTTGCTGCAATTGGGATAACTGAGCCAAATCATGGTTCAGACGTTGCTTCCATAGAGACAAGGGCACGAAAGGAAGGCAACGAATGGATAATAAATGGCTCTAAAATGTTTATAACGAATGGTACACGTGCTGATTTTATTACACTCGTTACAAGAACGTCAGATGAACCGGGTTATAAAGGAATCAGTTTATTTTTAGTGGATCTTGACAGTCCTGGTGTTTCTGTTAGTAAAAGGCTTGACAAAGTGGGCATGCGCTCATCAGATACTGCCGAACTGATTTTTGACAATGTTAGAGTACCTGATGCTAATTTACTTGGAGAAGAAGGTAAGGGCTTCTCTTATATTATGTGGGAGTTACAAGGGGAACGAATGATTTCTGCTGCAGGATCAATCGGTATGGCGGAATATGCTTATAATCTTGCATATCAATATGCAAAAACGAGACGTCAGTTTAATCAACCAATCGCTAATTTTCAAGTGATTGCCCATCTACTCGTAGAAATGAAAACGGACATAGAAATATGCAAGGAATTAACATATGCGACGGCATATCGTTTTGCAAATGGTGAAGTACCGAGTAAAGAAATTTCAATGTCAAAACTTGCAGCCGCGCAAATGGCTCATTGGGTAGCAGATAGAGCGCTCCAAATATTTGGTGGAAATGGTTATATGTCAGAATACCCTATTCAACGCATTTGGCGTGACACTAGACTTCATCGTATTGGTGCTGGAGCAGATGAGATTATGAAAGAAATCATATCGAAACAAATAGGCCTGTAA
- a CDS encoding sigma-54-dependent Fis family transcriptional regulator — translation MFIHEFMSTSFIRVTPTATIKEVIQLFEEQKQDLAIVYQHEQFIGIVTKYSLYRLLLHTNSLQQVITEAIIEDVFTINENDLLYGGRHTLRTQKLSNVVVINEQQQVTGVISKNEIITGFIHELDSHTQQQRNILNYLHDAVITVNEHMQITFINKSCKDTFHTEKLEENELLTAYFPDFLPLIQRVLHTKKMLEQKMLIHRFSCLASILPMTMLNVTTGVIIVLKDLTKLEKIASELETTKKMELVLQNALDASYDGVVITNSHGQITRINDSLLHLIERNEKQVLYESIYSIFPMLPPFPNAFKGMVLTLKEQRGIVSSIPIQQEGQLVGMLYKFVFQQLHVWKELLGQIDQLEDELSFYRGELVKAAKHDDHFNLIVTNDLQLIQLKQQAFNVAKSLSTILITGESGTGKELFANGIHQASGRSGAFIKINCAAIPEQLIESELFGYSDGAFTGAKRGGKPGKFELAEGGTLFLDEIGDMPLPIQVKLLRVLQEREYERLGDTKVKKADVRIIAATNKHLPTLIQEGSFREDLYYRIHVIPLHIPPLRERKGDIPLLVEALLHKISIKHQLPPYRIDQHALQLLLHYDFVGNIRELENILERAIYLSPDTMIKQEHIMISPIIRPHDECSPSLHKDKIDETERRGIVQAIKSANGNKSKAAKLLGISRSTFYYKCKKYNIS, via the coding sequence TTGTTTATTCACGAGTTTATGTCAACGTCATTTATTCGCGTTACACCAACAGCAACCATTAAGGAGGTGATACAGCTATTTGAAGAACAAAAACAAGATCTTGCAATCGTTTATCAACACGAGCAGTTCATCGGTATTGTCACCAAATACTCCTTATATCGCCTGTTATTGCATACAAATTCCCTCCAACAAGTAATTACAGAAGCAATTATTGAAGATGTTTTTACGATAAATGAAAACGATCTGCTCTATGGCGGGCGCCATACCTTGCGAACGCAAAAGCTAAGTAATGTTGTCGTCATTAATGAACAACAGCAAGTAACTGGTGTTATTTCTAAAAATGAAATCATTACAGGCTTTATACATGAGTTAGATTCACATACACAACAACAACGCAATATTTTAAACTACTTACATGACGCGGTGATTACCGTAAATGAGCATATGCAGATTACCTTTATCAATAAATCCTGCAAAGATACTTTTCATACTGAAAAATTAGAAGAGAACGAATTATTAACAGCCTATTTTCCAGATTTTCTTCCCTTAATTCAACGTGTGCTACATACAAAAAAAATGTTAGAGCAAAAGATGCTAATACATCGTTTTTCTTGTCTAGCTTCCATCCTTCCGATGACTATGTTGAACGTAACAACTGGCGTTATTATCGTGCTAAAGGACTTAACAAAATTAGAAAAAATCGCCTCCGAATTAGAGACGACAAAGAAAATGGAACTTGTACTACAAAATGCTTTAGACGCGTCGTATGATGGCGTTGTCATAACAAATAGCCACGGACAAATTACACGCATTAATGATTCACTTTTACACCTGATCGAACGAAATGAAAAGCAGGTACTTTATGAATCTATTTATTCTATTTTCCCTATGCTCCCACCATTTCCAAACGCCTTTAAAGGCATGGTACTTACATTAAAAGAACAACGGGGAATTGTCTCAAGTATTCCGATTCAACAAGAAGGACAGCTTGTTGGTATGCTTTATAAATTTGTATTTCAGCAACTACATGTTTGGAAAGAATTACTTGGACAAATTGACCAATTAGAAGATGAGCTATCCTTTTATCGTGGGGAGCTTGTGAAAGCAGCTAAGCATGATGATCATTTCAATTTAATTGTTACAAATGATCTGCAGCTTATTCAACTCAAGCAACAAGCCTTTAATGTAGCCAAATCTTTGTCGACCATTTTAATTACAGGGGAAAGTGGTACAGGTAAGGAATTATTCGCAAACGGCATTCATCAAGCGTCTGGACGAAGTGGTGCATTCATTAAAATTAACTGCGCTGCTATTCCTGAACAACTCATTGAATCCGAGCTTTTTGGCTATTCGGACGGGGCTTTTACGGGAGCAAAGCGTGGCGGCAAGCCTGGAAAGTTTGAGCTTGCGGAAGGCGGAACTTTATTTTTAGATGAAATTGGTGATATGCCATTACCCATTCAGGTAAAGCTATTACGCGTGTTACAGGAGCGAGAATATGAACGACTTGGTGATACAAAAGTGAAAAAAGCAGATGTACGCATTATCGCAGCAACAAATAAGCACTTGCCAACGCTCATTCAGGAAGGTAGTTTTCGTGAGGACTTATACTATCGTATTCACGTTATTCCATTACACATCCCACCACTACGAGAACGAAAGGGAGATATTCCACTTCTTGTCGAAGCATTACTACACAAAATTTCGATTAAGCATCAGCTACCACCCTATAGAATCGACCAGCATGCACTACAGTTATTATTGCACTATGATTTTGTCGGCAATATTCGCGAGCTAGAAAATATTTTAGAGCGTGCTATCTACTTATCACCGGACACAATGATCAAACAGGAGCATATTATGATTAGCCCAATTATTCGTCCACATGATGAATGTAGTCCTTCACTGCATAAGGATAAAATTGATGAAACAGAACGCCGTGGTATTGTACAGGCCATTAAATCGGCAAACGGCAATAAATCGAAGGCCGCCAAGCTACTCGGCATTAGCCGTTCGACATTTTACTATAAATGCAAGAAATATAATATTTCATAG
- a CDS encoding DUF3231 family protein, protein MELVNGQLESLRFKEIFKIWTQLSVNNGYIASNHAFFKHTVDKNLKAIIVEFIQCLKEENKQLTALLKDNGVLAPSTAIDYGKLKMGDIRGKTAINDTEISAIVAMNIASSVITVSQALEISIKKKDTTKYGELHMRYAILGAKLVQLSKDKGWLLAPATI, encoded by the coding sequence ATGGAATTGGTAAATGGACAGCTAGAATCATTACGTTTTAAGGAGATTTTTAAGATTTGGACACAGCTCAGCGTTAATAATGGCTATATCGCTTCAAATCATGCGTTTTTTAAGCACACTGTTGATAAAAATTTGAAGGCTATCATCGTAGAATTTATTCAATGTTTAAAAGAGGAAAATAAACAGCTAACCGCGTTATTAAAGGATAATGGAGTGCTTGCCCCGTCTACAGCAATCGACTACGGAAAGTTGAAAATGGGAGATATTCGAGGGAAAACAGCTATTAATGATACAGAAATCAGCGCCATTGTAGCAATGAATATTGCTTCTTCTGTTATTACAGTGAGCCAAGCTTTAGAAATTTCTATTAAGAAGAAAGATACTACAAAATATGGAGAGCTTCATATGAGGTATGCCATACTCGGTGCTAAACTGGTACAGCTAAGTAAAGATAAAGGGTGGTTACTGGCCCCTGCTACTATTTAA
- a CDS encoding acetyl-CoA carboxylase biotin carboxyl carrier protein subunit, whose product MEIVSPMSGSVWKIEVCEGNTVSIGDVLIILESMKMEIPIEATETGVVKKIKVAEGDFVQEQEVVILLGN is encoded by the coding sequence ATGGAAATAGTATCACCGATGAGCGGAAGTGTCTGGAAAATAGAGGTTTGCGAAGGCAATACAGTATCAATAGGGGACGTACTAATTATTTTAGAGTCAATGAAAATGGAAATTCCAATTGAAGCAACAGAAACTGGAGTCGTCAAAAAAATCAAAGTGGCCGAAGGTGACTTCGTGCAAGAGCAAGAGGTTGTAATTCTCCTTGGAAATTAG
- a CDS encoding helix-turn-helix domain-containing protein, which translates to MKDPIAVIGNFEQPGSIVLAASPVMKEKFKIKTGNRRYEIPKHPDIKLFEPKMSFFLEMSMAITRLISKYVPPECIHKKLTREELAEKCGLQTSYLADVERGDRNITLQTFEKITFKIATEVFSTYGK; encoded by the coding sequence TTGAAAGATCCCATTGCAGTTATTGGCAATTTTGAGCAACCAGGTAGTATCGTACTCGCAGCCTCACCAGTGATGAAGGAGAAATTTAAAATTAAAACGGGAAATAGGCGTTATGAAATACCTAAGCATCCAGATATTAAGCTTTTTGAACCTAAAATGTCATTTTTTCTCGAAATGTCTATGGCGATCACTCGCCTCATTTCAAAGTATGTGCCACCAGAGTGCATACATAAAAAGTTGACTCGAGAAGAATTAGCAGAGAAGTGTGGGCTGCAGACATCGTATTTAGCAGATGTTGAAAGAGGGGACAGAAATATTACATTGCAAACATTTGAAAAAATTACCTTTAAGATTGCTACTGAGGTATTTAGTACGTATGGTAAATGA
- a CDS encoding acyl-CoA carboxylase subunit beta: protein MRDDFQVFQEQKQRILKGGKTIRHKANEAQGKLFVRNRLAKLFDEGTIIEDNIFAEALDPSLPCDATITGIGKIDGKPVCFIAADSTVKAGSWGAKSVEKNIRLQEKAMSLKYPILYLIDSAGGRITDQLEVFPGRRHGGRIFYNQIQLSGVVPQITILFGPSPAGAAYVPAFSDLVIMIEGQSSAYLGSPRMVEMAIGEKVSMEDMGGAVMHCAKSGLGDVLVQSEQEAIEACKAYLQLMPTNWEKKPPTAEAKPPIKGRSIEEIIPLSQNTPFDMYELIDQLIDEGSWFEYKKLFAKELITGFARMKGSVVGIIANQPKVKGGTLFIDSPDKAARFIMICNAYNIPLLYVADVPGYMIGSKVEQGGIIRHGAKMISALSEATVPIISLIARKCYGAGLYAMAGPAFGADVVLALPSAQIAIMGPEAAVNAVYAGKIAELPEEERTDFISQKRQQYSENIDIYKLASQMIIDDVIGFDEVREQVTARFAYYETKQTYTLPKRNAVKPV, encoded by the coding sequence ATGCGTGATGACTTTCAAGTTTTTCAAGAACAAAAACAACGAATATTAAAAGGTGGTAAAACAATACGACATAAGGCCAATGAGGCACAGGGTAAATTATTTGTACGGAATCGTTTAGCAAAGCTTTTTGATGAGGGAACTATTATTGAGGATAATATTTTTGCTGAAGCTTTAGATCCATCGCTACCATGTGATGCAACGATAACTGGTATTGGTAAGATTGATGGAAAACCTGTATGTTTTATTGCCGCAGATTCGACGGTGAAAGCAGGTTCATGGGGAGCAAAATCCGTTGAAAAAAACATTCGTTTACAGGAAAAGGCCATGTCTTTAAAGTATCCGATTTTGTATTTAATTGACTCAGCTGGAGGACGTATTACCGACCAGTTAGAGGTATTTCCAGGGCGCCGTCATGGAGGACGTATTTTTTATAATCAAATTCAATTGTCAGGTGTTGTGCCGCAAATTACGATTTTATTTGGTCCATCTCCAGCTGGAGCTGCGTATGTACCAGCATTTTCGGATTTAGTCATTATGATTGAAGGGCAATCGAGTGCATATTTAGGTTCACCACGAATGGTTGAGATGGCCATTGGTGAAAAAGTGTCCATGGAGGATATGGGTGGTGCCGTAATGCATTGTGCGAAAAGCGGCTTAGGGGATGTACTTGTGCAATCTGAGCAAGAGGCCATTGAGGCGTGTAAAGCATATTTACAGTTGATGCCGACGAATTGGGAGAAGAAGCCACCAACAGCTGAGGCAAAGCCTCCAATAAAGGGACGAAGTATTGAAGAGATTATTCCATTAAGTCAAAATACACCTTTTGATATGTATGAACTAATTGATCAGCTAATTGATGAGGGCTCATGGTTTGAATATAAAAAATTATTTGCAAAGGAGCTAATTACCGGATTTGCTCGTATGAAGGGCAGTGTTGTCGGAATTATTGCTAATCAGCCAAAAGTGAAAGGTGGAACATTATTTATCGATTCGCCAGACAAAGCAGCGCGCTTTATTATGATTTGCAATGCTTATAACATTCCACTTTTATATGTTGCTGATGTACCGGGGTATATGATTGGCTCGAAGGTTGAACAGGGTGGCATCATTCGTCACGGTGCGAAAATGATTTCAGCTTTATCCGAGGCAACGGTACCGATTATTTCACTGATTGCGCGAAAATGCTACGGTGCAGGTTTATATGCGATGGCAGGTCCGGCGTTTGGTGCAGATGTTGTCCTAGCATTGCCGAGCGCGCAAATTGCCATTATGGGACCAGAGGCAGCTGTTAACGCCGTTTATGCAGGCAAAATTGCCGAGCTTCCAGAGGAGGAAAGAACAGATTTTATTAGCCAAAAGCGTCAGCAATATAGTGAGAATATTGATATTTATAAATTAGCATCGCAAATGATTATTGATGACGTAATAGGCTTTGATGAGGTGCGCGAGCAGGTAACGGCACGCTTTGCGTATTATGAGACAAAGCAAACTTATACATTGCCAAAACGAAATGCCGTGAAACCTGTATAG
- a CDS encoding cupin domain-containing protein — translation MSSNIDYTSPSTQFTFDVNDSTLFKKDNQNYINVLGVEQLNTLENTSLLDIFLSKDNVIEPHYHQNAAELVYCVSGAAIVSILNPFTKQIQNYPITPGQVANVPQGWWHYEIATEDDTHLLAIFDAPTPEVILGSDILRFTPSNIMAHTYCLDEKQWKQTIAPIIPSTYIGPPKDCNRVKSTSEKQKNPDCKCKQKPKPKRKQPNYMNPYPYHYPYVYPYGSYY, via the coding sequence ATTAGCTCAAATATTGATTATACTTCTCCGTCAACACAGTTCACTTTTGATGTAAATGACAGTACTCTCTTTAAAAAAGATAATCAGAATTATATTAATGTCTTAGGTGTAGAACAATTAAATACGTTAGAAAATACGTCCTTGCTTGATATTTTTCTAAGTAAGGACAATGTGATAGAGCCTCACTATCATCAAAATGCAGCAGAACTTGTTTATTGTGTTTCGGGTGCTGCTATCGTATCTATACTTAACCCGTTTACAAAACAGATTCAAAACTATCCTATAACGCCTGGTCAAGTTGCAAATGTACCGCAAGGCTGGTGGCATTATGAAATAGCTACTGAGGATGACACGCATTTACTAGCAATTTTTGATGCTCCAACTCCTGAAGTCATTTTAGGTTCAGATATATTGAGATTTACACCTTCTAATATTATGGCTCACACTTATTGTTTAGATGAAAAGCAATGGAAGCAAACCATTGCACCTATAATACCGTCAACATATATTGGTCCACCTAAAGACTGCAATCGTGTAAAATCGACTTCTGAAAAGCAAAAAAATCCTGATTGTAAGTGTAAACAGAAGCCCAAGCCTAAGCGTAAACAGCCAAATTATATGAACCCATATCCATATCACTACCCATATGTGTATCCTTATGGCTCATATTATTAA
- a CDS encoding transcriptional regulator: MKEQLIKAMQRQQVVSMMYVAKSGVITKRRVKIMKIVGDSFTAFCFTRQAKRTFIINNVLAILPVTHRKREVI, translated from the coding sequence ATGAAAGAACAGTTAATAAAAGCAATGCAGCGTCAACAAGTAGTTAGCATGATGTATGTAGCGAAGTCTGGTGTCATTACGAAAAGGCGTGTGAAAATCATGAAGATTGTTGGTGATTCCTTTACAGCATTTTGCTTTACGAGGCAGGCAAAGCGTACGTTTATTATTAACAATGTTCTAGCAATACTCCCGGTTACACATCGGAAGCGTGAGGTGATATGA